One Candidatus Sulfurimonas baltica DNA segment encodes these proteins:
- a CDS encoding AraC family transcriptional regulator, translating to MNKNTLEKNTKIANSIMYYIYTHIDVNIDMYELSDNFGISKFHMHKVFKNTFGKNIYESIKSIRLQKAASLLLTNKYSTISEVAKLCGYSSHSSFIKAFKNKFEVGPKDWRNGAYINYSNSILQASNISTNSSVDFSKLCATIVNMPSIKSYYIRNNGYINNVKETWQKLYTLILNHNVKKYQMVALLHDNPTITDLNNCQYIACIITDEQEEVFTKRLPNFKISDGVYAKFDLQGKGEDVLRFIQWVYHDWLVDSEYETTTKPSFIVYHKNNYLNNENLFDISYYLPIKF from the coding sequence ATGAATAAAAATACTTTAGAAAAAAATACTAAAATAGCCAATAGCATAATGTATTATATTTATACACATATAGATGTAAACATTGACATGTATGAACTAAGTGACAATTTTGGTATAAGTAAATTTCATATGCATAAAGTATTTAAAAATACATTTGGCAAAAATATCTATGAGAGCATTAAATCAATAAGATTACAAAAAGCTGCCAGCCTTCTCTTAACCAATAAATACTCTACAATATCAGAAGTAGCTAAGCTATGTGGATATAGTTCTCATTCCTCATTTATAAAAGCTTTTAAAAACAAATTTGAAGTTGGACCCAAAGATTGGAGAAACGGTGCATATATAAACTATTCAAACTCTATTTTACAAGCGTCTAACATATCTACAAATTCCAGTGTAGATTTCTCAAAACTTTGTGCAACAATAGTTAATATGCCATCTATAAAAAGTTACTATATACGCAACAACGGATATATTAACAATGTAAAAGAGACTTGGCAAAAACTCTATACTCTGATTTTGAATCATAATGTAAAAAAATATCAAATGGTAGCTCTTCTGCACGATAATCCAACCATAACAGATCTTAATAACTGTCAATACATAGCTTGCATAATAACAGATGAACAAGAGGAAGTGTTTACAAAAAGATTGCCAAATTTTAAAATTTCCGACGGCGTATATGCAAAGTTTGATTTGCAGGGCAAAGGAGAAGATGTACTAAGATTTATACAATGGGTATATCATGATTGGCTTGTTGATAGTGAATATGAAACAACAACAAAACCTTCATTTATTGTTTACCATAAAAACAATTATCTAAATAATGAAAATTTATTTGATATAAGTTATTACCTACCAATTAAATTTTAA
- a CDS encoding nucleotidyl transferase AbiEii/AbiGii toxin family protein, whose protein sequence is MIDNIEFVKEHYSDQINALNGFIRDAYPYLPDKNNSLIRFGGGTALAIYYFQHRLSFDIDLFVTDVQVLNYLSPKHWIEETSIFNGDKYIDLSNHIRVLFRENNIKVDVLVSQDNIADCLVDDSNSLFSSTVYVESIEDIIAKKIVYRRNDNLTRDIIDIAIAIKYADNILKNLYDKEHITLNDVSELYESLMALDTKIFHEEIEIVKPFEKYMDVATDAPEIIKIECLKILKLK, encoded by the coding sequence ATGATAGACAATATAGAGTTTGTAAAAGAACACTACAGCGACCAGATTAATGCTTTAAACGGTTTTATTCGAGATGCGTATCCATATTTACCAGATAAAAATAATTCTCTTATTCGTTTTGGTGGCGGTACTGCTTTGGCTATATATTATTTTCAACATAGACTTAGTTTTGATATTGATCTGTTTGTAACTGATGTGCAAGTTCTTAACTATCTGAGCCCAAAACATTGGATAGAAGAGACTTCCATTTTTAATGGTGATAAATATATTGACTTATCTAATCATATTAGAGTACTTTTTAGAGAAAATAATATAAAGGTTGATGTATTGGTGTCTCAAGATAATATCGCTGATTGTTTAGTAGATGACTCAAATAGTCTATTCTCATCTACTGTTTATGTTGAAAGCATAGAAGATATAATCGCTAAAAAAATTGTATATAGACGTAATGATAACTTAACAAGAGATATTATAGATATAGCTATTGCCATAAAATACGCAGATAATATTTTAAAAAATCTTTATGATAAAGAGCATATTACGCTAAATGATGTGAGTGAATTATATGAATCTTTGATGGCGCTTGATACTAAAATTTTTCATGAAGAGATAGAAATTGTAAAGCCTTTTGAAAAATATATGGATGTTGCAACAGATGCACCTGAAATAATTAAAATTGAGTGTCTTAAAATTCTCAAATTGAAGTAG
- a CDS encoding tetratricopeptide repeat protein: protein MNIALKFFVLLSFLIFYTSVNADTPQIKGLDKELKKPLIERYIMDELKDLRMENMKIKNEVEKRISRAEVEQTDRAARYITDTIGNMFYLIAAATSILIFAGWNSLRDVKRKTEEIVETRLDAITQKYNAQMQTLQETLTQQSKKILDNQNKIYNTQYIHSLWMRSNLETNPQSRIDLYDEILKVNSNDAEVYAYKADAVIDIDEYEWALSLSNKAIEIDPEYGYAYWQRSCANAALNNKNEAIEDLQTAIEKSPHLKDEIDGEVLFENIKESEDFKKIQG from the coding sequence ATGAATATAGCGTTGAAATTTTTTGTACTTCTTTCTTTTTTAATTTTCTACACCTCAGTAAATGCTGACACTCCTCAAATCAAAGGTCTTGATAAAGAGTTAAAAAAACCGTTGATTGAGCGATACATTATGGATGAACTTAAAGATTTGCGAATGGAGAATATGAAAATTAAAAATGAGGTTGAAAAAAGAATTTCAAGAGCAGAAGTTGAGCAAACAGACAGAGCAGCCAGATATATTACTGACACAATCGGCAATATGTTTTACCTAATTGCTGCTGCAACATCTATACTTATTTTTGCCGGATGGAACTCACTTAGAGATGTAAAACGAAAAACTGAAGAGATAGTTGAAACCAGATTAGATGCAATTACGCAAAAATATAATGCTCAGATGCAAACTCTACAAGAGACACTGACACAACAATCTAAAAAAATATTGGATAATCAAAACAAAATATATAACACACAGTATATCCACTCTTTATGGATGCGCTCAAATTTGGAGACAAATCCACAATCGAGAATAGACCTTTATGATGAAATTTTAAAAGTAAATAGCAATGATGCGGAAGTTTATGCTTATAAAGCAGATGCAGTTATTGACATAGATGAGTACGAGTGGGCCTTAAGTCTTAGTAATAAAGCCATAGAAATTGACCCAGAATACGGGTACGCTTACTGGCAGCGCTCTTGCGCAAATGCGGCTCTTAACAATAAGAATGAGGCAATTGAAGACTTACAAACAGCCATAGAAAAATCTCCCCATTTAAAAGATGAGATTGATGGCGAAGTATTGTTTGAAAATATAAAAGAGAGTGAAGATTTCAAAAAGATTCAAGGTTAA
- a CDS encoding helix-turn-helix transcriptional regulator: MNNLQYSENRYNLLVQHFNKFAITKEELAKYVLGVSLSTVNRYMAIGVGVPQWKKLGSKEHSKVVFDLLDVANFLESNKIKIA, encoded by the coding sequence ATGAATAATTTACAATATAGTGAAAATAGATACAATTTATTAGTTCAACACTTTAATAAATTTGCAATTACAAAAGAAGAGTTGGCAAAGTATGTCCTTGGAGTCTCATTATCAACAGTTAATCGTTATATGGCAATTGGTGTTGGTGTGCCTCAATGGAAAAAGCTAGGATCGAAAGAACATAGTAAGGTCGTATTTGATCTTTTAGATGTTGCTAATTTTCTTGAGTCCAATAAAATTAAGATTGCATAA
- a CDS encoding acetyl-CoA carboxylase biotin carboxylase subunit → MKKISKILVANRGEIALRIIRACKELEIKSVVVFSEADANGVWVARADECYPIVGNSVDAYLKYDKIINIAKKTNCDAIHPGYGFLSESAEFAQECEDNGLIFIGPKPKHIELFGDKMASKVAMKKIGVPVLEGTNSPIADEEEGRKIAGEIGYPVIIKAAFGGGGRGMRIVHIAEDFSKMFDSATNESIKYFGKGDVFIEKYVQNPRHIEIQIVADQYGNVVHLGERDCSIQRRHQKVIEITPSPLLSDEVRQRLCNISVNAMKELGYESVGTVEFLVDEKDNIYFIEMNTRVQVEHPITEIVTGVDIIQRMIEIAAGDKLKYLQHEIQFRGYAIEFRINSEDPQKNFMPTVGVVKKYLTPGGPGVRLDTSLYSGYELPTCYDSMLGKLIVWALDWKGAVAKARRALDEFHIEGFKTNISLHREIARDENFKNGKFDTGYLDINMNKFNLDAESSIANEEEKALKIADLIKQLKENNLVSLENNFTLY, encoded by the coding sequence ATGAAAAAAATTTCTAAAATATTAGTAGCCAATAGAGGAGAAATAGCCCTTAGAATTATAAGAGCATGTAAAGAACTTGAAATAAAATCTGTAGTTGTATTTTCTGAAGCTGATGCAAATGGAGTATGGGTTGCAAGAGCCGATGAGTGTTACCCTATAGTTGGCAACTCAGTAGATGCGTATCTGAAATATGACAAAATAATTAATATAGCAAAAAAAACAAACTGTGATGCTATCCATCCTGGTTACGGCTTCTTGTCAGAGAGTGCTGAATTTGCACAAGAGTGCGAAGATAATGGGTTGATTTTTATAGGACCAAAACCAAAACATATAGAACTCTTTGGTGATAAAATGGCTTCAAAAGTTGCTATGAAAAAAATAGGCGTTCCAGTTTTAGAAGGGACAAATTCCCCGATAGCAGATGAAGAAGAGGGTAGAAAAATTGCTGGGGAGATAGGTTATCCAGTCATAATAAAAGCAGCATTTGGTGGTGGTGGAAGGGGTATGAGAATTGTCCATATTGCTGAAGATTTTTCAAAAATGTTTGACTCCGCTACCAACGAATCTATAAAATATTTTGGTAAAGGGGATGTTTTTATAGAAAAATATGTTCAAAATCCTAGGCATATTGAGATTCAAATTGTTGCTGACCAATATGGAAATGTAGTCCATTTAGGCGAAAGAGACTGTTCTATTCAGCGACGACATCAAAAGGTTATAGAGATAACACCATCACCATTGTTAAGCGATGAAGTTAGACAAAGACTTTGCAATATCTCCGTAAATGCTATGAAAGAGCTTGGATATGAGAGCGTAGGTACTGTAGAATTTTTAGTTGATGAGAAAGATAATATATACTTTATAGAGATGAATACGAGAGTTCAAGTTGAACATCCAATAACTGAGATAGTTACAGGAGTCGATATTATTCAAAGAATGATAGAGATAGCTGCCGGTGACAAGCTAAAATATTTGCAACATGAGATACAGTTTAGAGGATATGCTATAGAGTTTAGAATCAACTCTGAAGATCCTCAGAAAAATTTTATGCCAACGGTTGGAGTGGTTAAAAAATATTTAACACCTGGTGGTCCTGGAGTAAGACTAGACACCAGCCTATATAGTGGGTACGAACTGCCTACATGTTATGACTCTATGCTTGGAAAGCTGATTGTTTGGGCTCTTGATTGGAAGGGTGCAGTTGCTAAAGCTAGGAGAGCATTGGATGAGTTTCATATAGAGGGCTTCAAAACTAATATATCACTTCATAGAGAGATAGCAAGAGATGAGAATTTTAAAAATGGAAAATTTGACACGGGATATTTAGATATAAATATGAATAAGTTTAATTTAGATGCAGAGAGTTCAATTGCTAATGAAGAGGAAAAAGCTCTAAAAATAGCAGACCTTATTAAACAACTCAAAGAGAACAACCTAGTGTCACTTGAAAATAATTTCACTCTTTATTAA